One Thomasclavelia spiroformis DSM 1552 DNA window includes the following coding sequences:
- the gyrA gene encoding DNA gyrase subunit A gives MEERGIRKVKLTSEMKNSFMQYAMSVIVARALPDVRDGLKPVQRRIIYGMSDLGCTPGTPYKKSARIVGEVMGKYHPHGDSSIYEALVRMAQDFSYRYMLVDGHGNFGSIDGDGAAAQRYTEARMSKISSELVRDLKEDTIDFIPNYDGEEQEPSVLPARIPNLLINGSTGIAVGMATNIPPHNLGEVIDAILAVAKNPDISIVELMENYIQGPDFPTGGYILGKSAIKKAYETGNGLIVMRAKTEIEEKGNKKVIIVTELPYMVNKARMIEKMSQLVRDKKIEGITEIRDESNRDGIRVVIELRRDIQPEVILNQLYKLTSLQTTFGANCIALVNNEPKTLNLKEMISLYLEHQEEVIRRRTKFRLNKAEDRAHILEGLKRALDQIDAIIELIRSSRTTDIIQTRLMEEFNMSDKQAKAIREMQLQRLAGLERQKIEDDLNKLLEIIADLKDILENRERLLSIIHDELEEIKDKYGDKRRTEIIQGTFDLEDEDLIPVEDVIISLTNNGYIKRMPVDTYKSQNRGGRGIKGMSTNNDDIVSSLINMSTHDDLLFFTNFGKVYRLKGYNIPEFGRSAKGLPVVNLLDLDKEESIKSMINIDRKQIQQNSNYYLFFVTKDGIVKRVHINEFQLIRQSGKIAICLKDNDQLVQVKLTSGNDQILIAASNGKLVRFEESNVRPMGRISSGVKGINVDGSEVVGMTTDKEGKYILVVTERGYGKMSPLEEYRLSNRGGKGVKTIHTTERNGKIVALRAVNGDEDLLIITDDGIMIRLPMEQVTTAGRATQGVRLIKVNENNKVSSVEVVEKAVEQDDVDDETTK, from the coding sequence ATGGAAGAACGTGGAATTAGAAAAGTTAAATTAACATCTGAAATGAAAAACTCTTTTATGCAATATGCAATGTCAGTTATTGTTGCTAGAGCTTTACCTGATGTTCGTGATGGTTTAAAACCTGTACAAAGAAGAATTATTTACGGCATGAGTGATTTAGGTTGTACACCAGGAACCCCGTATAAAAAATCAGCACGTATTGTTGGAGAAGTAATGGGGAAATATCATCCTCATGGGGATTCTTCGATATATGAGGCATTAGTAAGAATGGCTCAAGATTTTTCTTATCGATATATGTTAGTTGATGGTCATGGAAATTTTGGTTCAATTGACGGTGATGGCGCTGCAGCGCAACGTTATACTGAGGCTAGAATGTCTAAAATTTCTAGTGAACTAGTTAGAGATTTAAAAGAGGATACGATTGATTTTATTCCTAATTATGATGGTGAAGAGCAAGAACCATCTGTATTGCCTGCTAGAATTCCTAATTTATTAATTAATGGTTCAACTGGAATTGCAGTAGGGATGGCAACTAATATTCCACCACATAATTTAGGAGAAGTAATAGATGCAATTCTTGCAGTAGCTAAAAATCCTGATATTTCAATAGTTGAATTAATGGAAAATTATATTCAGGGACCTGATTTTCCAACTGGTGGATATATTTTAGGTAAAAGTGCTATCAAAAAGGCTTATGAGACAGGAAATGGTTTAATTGTTATGAGGGCTAAGACTGAGATAGAGGAAAAAGGTAATAAAAAAGTAATTATTGTTACAGAACTTCCTTATATGGTTAATAAAGCTCGAATGATTGAAAAGATGTCTCAATTAGTTAGAGATAAAAAAATTGAAGGAATTACAGAAATCCGTGATGAATCAAATCGTGATGGTATTAGAGTTGTAATTGAATTAAGAAGAGATATTCAACCAGAAGTAATTTTAAATCAATTGTATAAACTTACATCATTACAAACTACTTTTGGTGCAAATTGTATTGCATTAGTAAACAATGAACCAAAAACATTGAATTTAAAAGAAATGATAAGTTTATATCTTGAACACCAAGAAGAAGTTATTAGACGTAGAACCAAATTTAGATTAAATAAAGCTGAAGATCGCGCTCATATTTTAGAAGGTTTAAAAAGAGCATTAGACCAAATTGATGCAATAATTGAATTAATTCGTTCAAGTCGCACTACTGACATTATTCAAACAAGATTAATGGAAGAATTTAATATGTCTGATAAACAAGCTAAGGCAATTCGTGAAATGCAATTACAACGTTTAGCTGGTTTGGAAAGACAAAAAATTGAAGATGATTTAAATAAGTTATTAGAAATTATTGCAGATTTAAAAGATATATTAGAAAATAGAGAGCGATTATTATCAATTATTCATGATGAATTAGAGGAAATCAAAGATAAATATGGGGATAAACGTAGAACTGAAATAATTCAAGGAACATTTGATTTAGAAGATGAGGATTTAATACCAGTTGAAGATGTTATTATTTCACTTACAAATAATGGTTATATAAAAAGAATGCCTGTAGATACATATAAGTCACAAAATCGTGGTGGACGCGGTATTAAAGGTATGTCAACAAATAATGATGATATAGTTAGTTCATTAATAAATATGTCAACTCATGATGATTTGTTGTTCTTTACTAATTTTGGAAAAGTTTATCGTTTAAAAGGATATAATATTCCAGAATTTGGACGTTCTGCTAAAGGATTGCCAGTTGTTAATTTATTGGATCTTGATAAAGAAGAAAGTATTAAATCAATGATTAATATTGATCGAAAACAAATTCAACAAAATAGTAATTATTATTTATTCTTTGTTACTAAAGATGGAATAGTAAAGCGTGTTCACATCAATGAATTTCAACTAATCCGTCAATCTGGAAAGATTGCAATTTGTCTAAAAGATAATGATCAGCTTGTTCAAGTTAAGCTTACAAGTGGTAATGATCAAATATTAATTGCTGCATCAAATGGTAAACTTGTCCGTTTTGAAGAAAGTAATGTTCGTCCAATGGGACGTATTTCAAGTGGTGTAAAAGGTATTAATGTTGATGGTAGTGAAGTTGTAGGAATGACAACTGATAAAGAAGGAAAATATATTTTAGTTGTTACTGAAAGAGGATATGGTAAGATGTCGCCATTAGAAGAATATCGTTTATCTAATCGTGGTGGTAAAGGAGTTAAAACAATTCATACTACTGAACGTAATGGAAAAATTGTGGCATTACGTGCAGTAAATGGTGATGAAGATTTATTGATTATAACTGATGATGGTATTATGATTCGTTTACCAATGGAACAAGTAACAACTGCTGGTCGAGCTACTCAAGGGGTACGTTTGATTAAAGTTAATGAAAATAATAAAGTTTCATCTGTTGAAGTTGTAGAAAAAGCTGTTGAACAAGATGATGTTGATGATGAAACTACAAAATAA
- the serS gene encoding serine--tRNA ligase — protein sequence MIDIAILRENPTLVKENMKKKFQDDKIGLVDEAYKLDKDYREVLTKASELRSMRNRLSKEIGQFMREGNKEAAENNKKQVNEMADELKQLEELETKYGNELKDVMMKIPNFIDDSVPLGKDDSENVEITKYGEPVVPDFEIPYHTEIMEKFDGIDMDAAGRVAGQGFYYLMGDVARLHSAILSYARDFMIDRGFTYVIPPYMIRSNVVTGVMSFEEMDSMMYKIEGEDLYLIGTSEHSMIGKFIDNILDESKLPYTYTSYSPCFRKEKGAHGIEERGVYRIHQFEKQEMIVVCKPEDSKMWFDKLWNNTVDLFRSLDIPVRTLECCSGDLADLKAKSIDVEAWSPRQKKYFEVGSCSNLTDAQARRLNIRINGEKGKYFAHTLNNTVVAPPRMLIAFLENNLNEDGSVNIPVALRPYMGGKEKITTK from the coding sequence ATGATTGATATTGCAATATTAAGAGAAAACCCAACCCTAGTTAAAGAAAACATGAAAAAGAAATTTCAAGATGATAAGATTGGGTTAGTAGATGAAGCTTATAAATTAGATAAAGATTATCGTGAAGTATTAACAAAAGCTAGTGAATTAAGAAGTATGCGTAATAGATTATCTAAAGAAATTGGGCAATTTATGCGTGAAGGTAATAAGGAAGCTGCTGAAAATAATAAAAAACAAGTAAACGAAATGGCAGATGAATTAAAGCAATTAGAAGAATTAGAAACTAAATATGGTAATGAATTAAAAGATGTTATGATGAAAATTCCAAATTTTATAGATGATTCAGTACCATTAGGTAAAGATGATAGTGAAAACGTTGAAATTACTAAATATGGAGAACCAGTAGTACCTGATTTTGAAATTCCTTATCATACAGAAATTATGGAAAAATTTGATGGGATTGATATGGATGCTGCAGGGCGAGTTGCAGGACAAGGTTTTTATTATTTAATGGGAGATGTTGCTCGTTTACATTCGGCAATTCTTTCATATGCACGCGATTTTATGATTGATCGTGGATTTACTTATGTTATTCCACCATATATGATTCGTAGTAACGTAGTTACAGGAGTTATGAGCTTTGAAGAAATGGATAGTATGATGTATAAAATTGAAGGAGAAGATTTATATTTAATTGGTACATCTGAACATTCAATGATTGGTAAGTTTATTGATAATATTTTAGATGAATCTAAATTACCATATACATATACATCTTATTCACCATGTTTCAGAAAAGAAAAAGGTGCTCATGGTATTGAAGAACGTGGTGTTTATCGAATTCATCAATTTGAAAAACAAGAAATGATCGTAGTATGTAAACCAGAAGATAGTAAGATGTGGTTTGATAAATTATGGAATAATACAGTTGATTTATTTAGATCTTTAGATATACCAGTAAGAACATTAGAATGTTGTTCTGGTGATTTAGCTGATTTAAAAGCTAAGAGTATTGATGTTGAAGCATGGTCACCTAGACAGAAAAAATATTTTGAGGTTGGATCTTGTTCAAATTTAACAGATGCTCAAGCACGTCGTTTAAATATTCGTATTAATGGAGAAAAAGGAAAATATTTTGCTCATACATTAAATAATACAGTTGTTGCACCACCAAGAATGTTAATTGCTTTTCTTGAAAATAATTTAAATGAAGATGGAAGTGTTAATATTCCAGTAGCATTAAGACCATATATGGGCGGAAAGGAAAAGATAACTACAAAATAG
- the gyrB gene encoding DNA topoisomerase (ATP-hydrolyzing) subunit B, which produces MSEEKVKHSYDESDIQVLEGLEAVRKRPGMYIGTTSIRGLHHLVWEIVDNSIDEALAGYASHIRVILKDDDVVQVIDDGRGMPTGTHAKTGISTVETIFTVLHAGGKFGGGGYKVSGGLHGVGASVVNALSEWLEVNVHRDGHVYYQRFENGGQPVDKLKVVGDSDITGTIVTFKADKLIFKEGTVYDYDTLNQRIRELAFLNKGLRLSLEDQRNGINRKQVYHYEGGIKEYVSFINKNKTPIHEEIIYVEDIQQDITIEVAMQYNDGYQSNIYSFCNNINTHEGGTHEEGFRMALTRVINNYAKNKGLLKKDDETLSGDDVREGLTAIISVKHPDPQYEGQTKTKLGNAEVRKIASNIIATSLDKFLLENPDTAKIIVDKAIIASRARMAAKKAREMTRRKNPLEVSNLPGKLADCSSKDPSECEIFIVEGDSAGGSAKMGRDRRIQAILPLRGKILNVEKSRLEKILGNAEIRSMITAFGTGIGEEFNLDKLRYHKIVIMTDADVDGGHIRILMLTFLYRYLKPLIENGFVYAAQPPLYLLKHGKEEHYCYSDEELEDLKTKIGSGAKYSIQRYKGLGEMNADQLWETTMDPQKRILNQIDLDEAMEADMIFDMLMGEKVEPRREFIQENAKYVTDLDI; this is translated from the coding sequence ATGTCAGAAGAAAAAGTAAAGCATAGTTATGATGAATCTGATATTCAGGTTTTAGAAGGATTAGAGGCAGTTCGTAAAAGACCAGGGATGTATATCGGAACTACATCAATTAGAGGATTACATCATTTGGTATGGGAAATAGTTGATAATTCTATTGATGAAGCATTAGCAGGATATGCGAGTCATATTCGCGTAATTTTAAAAGATGATGATGTTGTTCAAGTTATTGATGATGGACGTGGAATGCCAACTGGAACTCATGCAAAAACAGGAATTTCAACAGTTGAAACAATTTTTACGGTATTACATGCCGGTGGAAAATTTGGCGGTGGAGGATACAAAGTATCTGGTGGTTTGCATGGAGTTGGAGCTTCAGTTGTAAATGCATTGTCTGAATGGTTAGAAGTTAATGTTCATCGTGATGGACATGTTTATTATCAAAGATTTGAAAATGGCGGTCAACCTGTAGATAAGTTGAAGGTTGTTGGAGATTCTGATATTACAGGAACAATTGTCACTTTTAAAGCAGATAAATTAATTTTTAAAGAAGGTACTGTTTATGATTATGATACTTTAAATCAAAGAATTAGAGAATTAGCTTTTTTAAATAAAGGATTACGTTTATCATTAGAAGATCAACGTAACGGAATTAATCGTAAACAAGTTTATCATTATGAAGGTGGAATTAAAGAGTATGTAAGTTTTATTAATAAAAATAAAACACCAATTCATGAAGAAATTATTTATGTTGAAGACATACAACAAGATATAACGATTGAAGTTGCAATGCAATATAATGATGGCTATCAATCAAATATTTATTCATTTTGTAATAATATTAATACTCACGAAGGTGGAACTCATGAAGAAGGTTTTAGAATGGCTTTAACTAGAGTTATTAATAATTATGCAAAAAATAAAGGTTTATTGAAAAAAGATGATGAAACATTATCAGGAGATGATGTTCGAGAAGGACTAACAGCAATTATTTCAGTAAAACACCCAGATCCTCAATATGAAGGGCAAACTAAAACAAAATTAGGAAATGCTGAAGTAAGAAAAATTGCAAGTAATATCATTGCTACATCTTTAGATAAATTTTTGTTAGAAAATCCAGATACTGCTAAAATAATAGTAGATAAAGCAATTATTGCTTCAAGAGCTCGTATGGCAGCTAAAAAAGCTCGTGAAATGACAAGAAGAAAAAATCCATTGGAAGTTTCAAATTTACCAGGTAAGTTAGCTGATTGTTCAAGTAAAGATCCTAGTGAATGTGAAATATTTATAGTCGAAGGGGATTCTGCCGGTGGGAGTGCAAAAATGGGACGTGATCGTAGAATTCAAGCAATTTTACCGTTACGTGGAAAGATATTAAATGTTGAAAAATCTAGATTAGAAAAAATTCTTGGAAATGCAGAAATTCGTTCGATGATTACAGCATTTGGTACAGGAATAGGTGAAGAATTTAATCTTGATAAATTAAGATATCATAAAATTGTAATTATGACCGATGCTGATGTAGATGGTGGGCATATTAGAATTTTAATGTTAACATTCTTATATCGTTATTTAAAACCATTAATTGAAAATGGATTTGTATATGCAGCACAACCCCCTCTTTATTTATTAAAACATGGTAAAGAAGAACATTATTGTTATAGTGATGAAGAATTAGAAGATTTAAAAACAAAAATCGGTTCAGGTGCTAAGTATAGTATTCAACGTTATAAAGGGTTAGGAGAGATGAATGCTGATCAGCTATGGGAAACTACAATGGATCCACAAAAACGTATTTTAAATCAGATTGATTTAGATGAGGCGATGGAAGCTGATATGATTTTTGATATGTTAATGGGAGAAAAAGTCGAACCTAGACGTGAATTTATTCAAGAAAATGCAAAATATGTAACTGATTTAGATATTTAA